One Setaria viridis chromosome 5, Setaria_viridis_v4.0, whole genome shotgun sequence genomic region harbors:
- the LOC117856736 gene encoding putative 1-phosphatidylinositol-3-phosphate 5-kinase FAB1D isoform X1, producing the protein MCHACASEETNMNEVNFDLACSTSCYKMCDHGDGSSTVTGEINWLTMDSSPCSTPYGSPMFSRENSFSSFASCFSSLGDSLMDSDTEEETELQDTGQLYPNTLLSDDLMEQGEGSLIRVEECQLSDIAIVDDGATFPIPADQNISSGYPQLETLEDSKEKNDATNIISDSDLSYEQHQEILSDNQFIETKCGVSVENVDLKQSGFIDVEKVTSLPMAGGDIIQLNEQVMDRHDSTMENTIVYNNISNTEPDMKNGANFDNENECLYPLVLPSFDADPLIWLPPEPENKEDDFDTVLNICDQSENYSTGWGESSLNVNLAERSRESREDQLQKVMSEVMNGQFKILVSRFLAAEGFSLSDGGTNKNWLDIVASLSWDAAQLVKPDASSGNEMDPGMYVKVKCIASGSYKQSEVINGLVFKKGASHKQMRANIKHPKLLLLQGALGYSSTGLSSINSMKQENEHLEKTLCEMIGKCQPDVILVEKAVSRNVNEYIQKQRVAVVSEMNIHRLERIARCTGSPVMSLQDVLAKPSLTKQCESLHFEKFVEEHNITGEDGRKSCKTFLFLEGFPRPLGCTILLKGATREELKKIKRVLHFTVFAAYHLILETSFFADQKLFTTDKITTGKQKCFKTNPQLLGPCYDSSKNTDTMKHSTPTCDDQYANQEKLIHTEKSIPLHLHDSKIMVPEDPASEKHIDSKGVQSYSPLPVMDPSTTFMQDTSSSDYAESNTCDGFDGSTFTNNSKEVQKFQEAVDGNFSGSGAALNTQDILISMSSQHIKNKAVCDQNHLSRITYYGYFDTSLGRHLQDNLLNEKQSCLSCGESPEAHMYSYTHHNGILTVLVKRLPLESSLSGEAQGKIWMWTRCLRCNAKPNRRVIISSSARNLSFGKFLELSFSTHSAAKKLPACGHLLHRDCLRFFGLGSKVAMFRYSSVEIYSARKPPLTLEFNNRNKKDWLDVEVNNVLLKWKQLFSEIENVIQGLRSRYSTQAMGKDTNVSVYEGLLLEVASMLMQEKHEVEVSLKAFNQVAIPKSFAHEILDLNWLYQQLLLGFYVWDLRLLHTLHYIKFSTTSSDNSIHESTVKNELKNSGSIAIQDAPAVKNTGIERKEATINSYGSCDDSCANKILDKAQLTDKLIIKEHELPIYQDHDVRSSLSSQGKVAESGSHQFETSVEKSIALPFMNHEQPAASKVNKMYGGAIPSDDAGKWVWNRFSHLEMEYKKELRGGSLDNFHLINKYTPCSSSLTRLKHEMDLGHFIVGRGGNILSISEEEVSSIIAYALTMSEQQGSYSDAAPSNLERNASLLPPMLSPNESLENNRNFSRFTSPISPEESTPQFYDSFLSALKDQHPEIDLNNEKIAPRRKYTVVCVYAKQFQELRKICCPSELAYISSISRCKHWNAQGGKSKVFFAKSMDDRFIIKQIKKTEFDSFLEFGLEYFKHFSVSQVSSNPTCLAKILGIYQVKETRNGKETRTNFMVMENLLFGHNIIRRYDLKGALFSRYVPDSKNPEKVLLDQNFIEDMRTMPIYIEGKTKNLMERAIWNDTAFLSLMNVMDYSLLVGVDKQKKELVFGIIDYLRQYTWDKQLESWVKTSLVVPKNLSPTVISPREYKIRFRGFMSQYFLSVPNA; encoded by the exons ATGTGTCATGCATGTGCATCGGAAGAGACAAACATGAATGAGGTCAATTTCGACCTAGCCTGCAGTACATCCTGCTACAAAATGTGTGACCACGGTGATGGATCATCAACTGTTACTGGTGAGATCAACTGGTTGACCATGGACTCAAGCCCTTGCAGCACTCCTTATGGCAGCCCTATGTTTAGCCGTGAAAATTCTTTCTCAAGCTTTGCTAGTTGCTTTTCAAGCCTTG GTGACTCCCTAATGGACTCTGATACTGAAGAGGAGACTGAGCTCCAAGATACTGGTCAACTTTATCCTAATACCCTATTAAGTGATGATCTTATGGAGCAAGGAGAAGGGAGTTTAATACGGGTGGAAGAATGTCAACTCAGTGATATTGCTATTGTTGATGACGGTGCTACTTTTCCCATTCCAGCAGATCAAAATATTTCATCTGGTTATCCACAGTTGGAGACACTTGAAGACtccaaggaaaaaaatgatGCCACTAATATTATTTCAGATTCAGATCTATCTTATGAGCAGCATCAAGAAATTCTATCCGATAATCAATTTATAGAAACGAAATGTGGTGTATCAGTGGAAAATGTCGATCTTAAACAATCCGGTTTTATAGATGTTGAAAAGGTCACTAGCCTTCCTATGGCAGGTGGTGATATTATCCAATTGAATGAACAAGTTATGGATCGACATGACAGTACCATGGAAAATACAATAGTTTATAACAACATATCAAATACTGAACCTGACATGAAAAATGGTGCTAACTTTGATAACGAAAATGAATGCCTATACCCACTAGTGTTGCCCAGTTTTGATGCAGATCCTCTCATTTGGTTACCTCCGGAACCAGAAAATAAGGAAGATGACTTCGATACTGTTTTAAATATCTGTGATCAGAGTGAAAATTACAGCACTGGGTGGGGTGAGTCAAGTTTAAATGTAAACTTAGCGGAGAGAAGTAGGGAAAGCCGTGAAGACCAATTGCAGAAAGTAATGTCAGAAGTTATGAATGGGCAATTCAAGATCCTTGTAAGTCGTTTCTTGGCTGCTGAAGGGTTCTCTTTATCTGATGGAGGCACCAATAAGAACTGGCTTGATATTGTTGCTTCATTGTCATGGGATGCTGCACAACTTGTCAAGCCTGATGCCAGTTCTGGAAATGAAATGGATCCTGGTATGTATGTGAAGGTTAAATGCATAGCTTCAGGATCTTACAAGCAGAG CGAAGTGATCAATGGTCTTGTTTTTAAGAAGGGTGCTTCACACAAGCAGATGCGTGCCAATATAAAGCATCCAAAATTGTTACTCCTTCAGGGTGCTCTTGGCTATTCATCAACAGGGCTGTCATCAATAAATTCAATGAAACAG GAAAACGAACATCTGGAGAAAACCCTTTGTGAAATGATAGGCAAATGCCAGCCTGATGTTATATTGGTGGAGAAAGCAGTTTCCCGTAATGTCAACGAATATATACAGAAACAAAGAGTTGCCGTAGTTAGTGAGATGAATATCCATCGGCTGGAAAGAATTGCTCGTTGCACTGGCTCTCCAGTAATGTCATTGCAGGATGTTCTTGCAAAACCCAGCCTTACTAAACAATGTGAGTCTCTCCATTTTGAAAAGTTCGTTGAAGAGCATAATATTACTGGAGAAGATGGAAGGAAGTCCTGCAAAACATTTTTGTTTCTAGAGGGTTTTCCAAGACCTCTGGGATGTACA ATATTGCTGAAAGGAGCAACAAGAGAAGAACTTAAGAAGATTAAGCGTGTCCTTCATTTCACTGTCTTTGCAGCTTACCATTTGATCCTTGAAACTTCATTCTTTGCTGATCAAAAATTATTTACGACAGATAAAATTACCACAGGGAAACAAAAGTGCTTTAAAACTAATCCACAGCTGCTTGGTCCCTGTTATGATAGTTCGAAAAACACTGACACCATGAAACATAGCACGCCAACTTGTGATGATCAGTATGCTAATCAGGAAAAGCTCATTCATACTGAAAAATCTATACCACTGCACCTTCATGATTCCAAAATTATGGTGCCTGAAGATCCTGCCAGTGAAAAGCATATTGACAGCAAAGGCGTTCAGTCATATTCACCACTCCCTGTTATGGATCCCTCGACAACTTTTATGCAGGatacgtcatcatcagattaTGCGGAGTCAAACACATGTGATGGTTTTGATGGCTCAACATTCACAAATAATTCCAAAGAGGTGCAGAAATTTCAAGAAGCTGTTGATGGAAATTTTTCTGGGAGTGGAGCTGCCTTGAATACTCAGGACATCTTGATTTCAATGTCTAGCCAACATATCAAGAACAAAGCTGTTTGCGATCAGAATCACCTTTCCCGGATAACTTATTATGGGTATTTTGATACATCTCTTGGACGACATTTGCAAGATAATTTACTTAATGAG AAACAGAGCTGCTTATCATGTGGTGAGTCTCCAGAAGCCCACATGTACTCTTATACCCACCATAATGGCATTCTCACTGTTCTGGTGAAAAGACTTCCTTTGGAGTCATCCCTTTCTGGTGAGGCTCAAGGGAAAATTTGGATGTGGACCAGATGCTTAAGATGCAATGCTAAGCCAAATCGTAGGGTTATAATATCTTCCTCTGCACGTAATCTGTCGTTTGGGAAGTTCTTGGAACTCAGCTTCTCAACTCATTCTGCTGCCAAGAAGCTACCAGCATGTGGGCACTTGCTGCATAGAGACTGCCTACGTTTCTTTGG ATTGGGATCCAAAGTTGCCATGTTCAGATACTCATCTGTTGAAATATATTCTGCTCGTAAGCCTCCATTGACTTTGGAGTTCAATAACCGAAACAAAAAGGATTGGCTTGATGTCGAAGTGAATAAT GTCCTTCTTAAATGGAAGCAACTCTTCTCAGAAATTGAAAATGTAATACAAGGCTTAAGATCACGATACTCTACTCAAGCCATGGGGAAAGACACCAACGTTTCAGTATATGAGGGATTACTTTTGGAGGTGGCTAGTATGCTTATGCAAGAAAAACATGAAGTTGAG GTTTCTCTGAAGGCGTTTAACCAAGTTGCAATACCCAAGAGTTTTGCACATGAGATCCTTGATTTGAACTGGCTGTACCAGCAACTTCTTCTTGGGTTCTATGTTTGGGATCTTCGTTTGCTTCATACTCTCCATTACATTAAATTTAGTACTACATCTTCAGACAATTCTATTCACGAAAGCACAGTGAAGAATGAGCTGAAGAATTCCGGAAGTATTGCCATCCAAGACGCACCGGCAGTCAAGAACACTGGAATAGAAAGAAAGGAAGCAACTATAAATTCTTATGGCAGCTGTGATGATTCATGTGCCAATAAAATTTTGGATAAGGCTCAGCTTACTGATAAACTGATAATCAAAGAGCATGAGCTGCCCATTTATCAAGATCATGATGTAAGATCATCTCTTTCTTCTCAAGGCAAAGTTGCTGAAAGTGGTTCACATCAGTTCGAGACCTCTGTGGAGAAATCAATTGCTTTACCATTTATGAATCATGAACAACCTGCAGCATCCAAAGTAAATAAAATGTATGGTGGTGCCATACCAAGTGATGATGCAGGGAAATGGGTCTGGAATCGATTCAGTCACTTGGAAATGGAATACAAGAAAGAACTTCGAGGCGGTTCTTTGGATAATTTTCACCTCATCAACAAATACACCCCATGTTCTTCATCATTGACACGATTAAAACATGAAATGGACTTGGGGCATTTTATAGTTGGCCGCGGCGGTAACATCTTGTCAATCTCTGAGGAGGAGGTTTCCAGCATTATTGCTTACGCGCTAACTATGTCTGAACAACAAGGGTCCTATTCTGATGCTGCACCTAGCAACTTGGAGAGAAATGCTTCTTTGCTTCCACCCATGCTGTCTCCAAACGAGTCTTTAGAAAATAATCGTAACTTTTCAAGGTTTACGTCACCGATATCACCTGAGGAATCAACGCCTCAATTTTATGATTCATTTCTATCAGCTCTAAAAGATCAGCATCCTGAAATTGATCTAAACAATGAAAAGATAGCTCCGAGAAGAAAATATACTGTTGTTTGTGTATATGCAAAGCAATTCCAAGAACTTCGGAAGATATGTTGCCCATCAGAGCTTGCATATATTTCATCAATAAGCCGCTGCAAACATTGGAATGCACAGGGCGGAAAGAGTAAGGTTTTCTTTGCAAAATCAATGGATGACAGATTTATCATAAAACAAATCAAGAAGACTGAGTTTGACTCATTCTTAGAGTTTGGCCTCGAGTACTTCAAGCATTTCAGTGTATCTCAGGTCTCAAGTAACCCTACATGTCTTGCAAAAATTCTGGGTATATATCAG GTTAAGGAAACTAGGAATGGCAAGGAGACAAGGACTAATTTCATGGTCATGGAAAATCTTTTGTTTGGACATAATATAATACGTAGATATGATCTGAAGGGTGCTCTTTTCTCACGATATGTTCCTGATTCAAAAAATCCTGAAAAGGTGCTGTTGGATCAAAATTTTATTGAAGATATGCGTACCATGCCAATCTACATTGAAGGAAAAACCAAAAACCTCATGGAACGTGCTATTTGGAATGACACAGCTTTTCTAAGT CTCATGAATGTCATGGATTACTCCTTGCTTGTTGGAGTTGACAAACAGAAGAAAGAGCTTGTATTCGGGATTATAGATTATTTGAGACAATATACCTGGGACAAACAGCTGGAATCTTGGGTGAAGACATCTCTTGTTGTTCCGAAGAACCTATCCCCAACTGTAATTTCACCTAGGGAGTACAAAATAAGATTCAGGGGGTTTATGTCACAATACTTTCTATCAGTTCCAAATGCTTGA
- the LOC117856736 gene encoding putative 1-phosphatidylinositol-3-phosphate 5-kinase FAB1D isoform X2, whose amino-acid sequence MCHACASEETNMNEVNFDLACSTSCYKMCDHGDGSSTVTGEINWLTMDSSPCSTPYGSPMFSRENSFSSFASCFSSLGDSLMDSDTEEETELQDTGQLYPNTLLSDDLMEQGEGSLIRVEECQLSDIAIVDDGATFPIPADQNISSGYPQLETLEDSKEKNDATNIISDSDLSYEQHQEILSDNQFIETKCGVSVENVDLKQSGFIDVEKVTSLPMAGGDIIQLNEQVMDRHDSTMENTIVYNNISNTEPDMKNGANFDNENECLYPLVLPSFDADPLIWLPPEPENKEDDFDTVLNICDQSENYSTGWGESSLNVNLAERSRESREDQLQKVMSEVMNGQFKILVSRFLAAEGFSLSDGGTNKNWLDIVASLSWDAAQLVKPDASSGNEMDPGMYVKVKCIASGSYKQSEVINGLVFKKGASHKQMRANIKHPKLLLLQGALGYSSTGLSSINSMKQENEHLEKTLCEMIGKCQPDVILVEKAVSRNVNEYIQKQRVAVVSEMNIHRLERIARCTGSPVMSLQDVLAKPSLTKQCESLHFEKFVEEHNITGEDGRKSCKTFLFLEGFPRPLGCTILLKGATREELKKIKRVLHFTVFAAYHLILETSFFADQKLFTTDKITTGKQKCFKTNPQLLGPCYDSSKNTDTMKHSTPTCDDQYANQEKLIHTEKSIPLHLHDSKIMVPEDPASEKHIDSKGVQSYSPLPVMDPSTTFMQDTSSSDYAESNTCDGFDGSTFTNNSKEVQKFQEAVDGNFSGSGAALNTQDILISMSSQHIKNKAVCDQNHLSRITYYGYFDTSLGRHLQDNLLNESCLSCGESPEAHMYSYTHHNGILTVLVKRLPLESSLSGEAQGKIWMWTRCLRCNAKPNRRVIISSSARNLSFGKFLELSFSTHSAAKKLPACGHLLHRDCLRFFGLGSKVAMFRYSSVEIYSARKPPLTLEFNNRNKKDWLDVEVNNVLLKWKQLFSEIENVIQGLRSRYSTQAMGKDTNVSVYEGLLLEVASMLMQEKHEVEVSLKAFNQVAIPKSFAHEILDLNWLYQQLLLGFYVWDLRLLHTLHYIKFSTTSSDNSIHESTVKNELKNSGSIAIQDAPAVKNTGIERKEATINSYGSCDDSCANKILDKAQLTDKLIIKEHELPIYQDHDVRSSLSSQGKVAESGSHQFETSVEKSIALPFMNHEQPAASKVNKMYGGAIPSDDAGKWVWNRFSHLEMEYKKELRGGSLDNFHLINKYTPCSSSLTRLKHEMDLGHFIVGRGGNILSISEEEVSSIIAYALTMSEQQGSYSDAAPSNLERNASLLPPMLSPNESLENNRNFSRFTSPISPEESTPQFYDSFLSALKDQHPEIDLNNEKIAPRRKYTVVCVYAKQFQELRKICCPSELAYISSISRCKHWNAQGGKSKVFFAKSMDDRFIIKQIKKTEFDSFLEFGLEYFKHFSVSQVSSNPTCLAKILGIYQVKETRNGKETRTNFMVMENLLFGHNIIRRYDLKGALFSRYVPDSKNPEKVLLDQNFIEDMRTMPIYIEGKTKNLMERAIWNDTAFLSLMNVMDYSLLVGVDKQKKELVFGIIDYLRQYTWDKQLESWVKTSLVVPKNLSPTVISPREYKIRFRGFMSQYFLSVPNA is encoded by the exons ATGTGTCATGCATGTGCATCGGAAGAGACAAACATGAATGAGGTCAATTTCGACCTAGCCTGCAGTACATCCTGCTACAAAATGTGTGACCACGGTGATGGATCATCAACTGTTACTGGTGAGATCAACTGGTTGACCATGGACTCAAGCCCTTGCAGCACTCCTTATGGCAGCCCTATGTTTAGCCGTGAAAATTCTTTCTCAAGCTTTGCTAGTTGCTTTTCAAGCCTTG GTGACTCCCTAATGGACTCTGATACTGAAGAGGAGACTGAGCTCCAAGATACTGGTCAACTTTATCCTAATACCCTATTAAGTGATGATCTTATGGAGCAAGGAGAAGGGAGTTTAATACGGGTGGAAGAATGTCAACTCAGTGATATTGCTATTGTTGATGACGGTGCTACTTTTCCCATTCCAGCAGATCAAAATATTTCATCTGGTTATCCACAGTTGGAGACACTTGAAGACtccaaggaaaaaaatgatGCCACTAATATTATTTCAGATTCAGATCTATCTTATGAGCAGCATCAAGAAATTCTATCCGATAATCAATTTATAGAAACGAAATGTGGTGTATCAGTGGAAAATGTCGATCTTAAACAATCCGGTTTTATAGATGTTGAAAAGGTCACTAGCCTTCCTATGGCAGGTGGTGATATTATCCAATTGAATGAACAAGTTATGGATCGACATGACAGTACCATGGAAAATACAATAGTTTATAACAACATATCAAATACTGAACCTGACATGAAAAATGGTGCTAACTTTGATAACGAAAATGAATGCCTATACCCACTAGTGTTGCCCAGTTTTGATGCAGATCCTCTCATTTGGTTACCTCCGGAACCAGAAAATAAGGAAGATGACTTCGATACTGTTTTAAATATCTGTGATCAGAGTGAAAATTACAGCACTGGGTGGGGTGAGTCAAGTTTAAATGTAAACTTAGCGGAGAGAAGTAGGGAAAGCCGTGAAGACCAATTGCAGAAAGTAATGTCAGAAGTTATGAATGGGCAATTCAAGATCCTTGTAAGTCGTTTCTTGGCTGCTGAAGGGTTCTCTTTATCTGATGGAGGCACCAATAAGAACTGGCTTGATATTGTTGCTTCATTGTCATGGGATGCTGCACAACTTGTCAAGCCTGATGCCAGTTCTGGAAATGAAATGGATCCTGGTATGTATGTGAAGGTTAAATGCATAGCTTCAGGATCTTACAAGCAGAG CGAAGTGATCAATGGTCTTGTTTTTAAGAAGGGTGCTTCACACAAGCAGATGCGTGCCAATATAAAGCATCCAAAATTGTTACTCCTTCAGGGTGCTCTTGGCTATTCATCAACAGGGCTGTCATCAATAAATTCAATGAAACAG GAAAACGAACATCTGGAGAAAACCCTTTGTGAAATGATAGGCAAATGCCAGCCTGATGTTATATTGGTGGAGAAAGCAGTTTCCCGTAATGTCAACGAATATATACAGAAACAAAGAGTTGCCGTAGTTAGTGAGATGAATATCCATCGGCTGGAAAGAATTGCTCGTTGCACTGGCTCTCCAGTAATGTCATTGCAGGATGTTCTTGCAAAACCCAGCCTTACTAAACAATGTGAGTCTCTCCATTTTGAAAAGTTCGTTGAAGAGCATAATATTACTGGAGAAGATGGAAGGAAGTCCTGCAAAACATTTTTGTTTCTAGAGGGTTTTCCAAGACCTCTGGGATGTACA ATATTGCTGAAAGGAGCAACAAGAGAAGAACTTAAGAAGATTAAGCGTGTCCTTCATTTCACTGTCTTTGCAGCTTACCATTTGATCCTTGAAACTTCATTCTTTGCTGATCAAAAATTATTTACGACAGATAAAATTACCACAGGGAAACAAAAGTGCTTTAAAACTAATCCACAGCTGCTTGGTCCCTGTTATGATAGTTCGAAAAACACTGACACCATGAAACATAGCACGCCAACTTGTGATGATCAGTATGCTAATCAGGAAAAGCTCATTCATACTGAAAAATCTATACCACTGCACCTTCATGATTCCAAAATTATGGTGCCTGAAGATCCTGCCAGTGAAAAGCATATTGACAGCAAAGGCGTTCAGTCATATTCACCACTCCCTGTTATGGATCCCTCGACAACTTTTATGCAGGatacgtcatcatcagattaTGCGGAGTCAAACACATGTGATGGTTTTGATGGCTCAACATTCACAAATAATTCCAAAGAGGTGCAGAAATTTCAAGAAGCTGTTGATGGAAATTTTTCTGGGAGTGGAGCTGCCTTGAATACTCAGGACATCTTGATTTCAATGTCTAGCCAACATATCAAGAACAAAGCTGTTTGCGATCAGAATCACCTTTCCCGGATAACTTATTATGGGTATTTTGATACATCTCTTGGACGACATTTGCAAGATAATTTACTTAATGAG AGCTGCTTATCATGTGGTGAGTCTCCAGAAGCCCACATGTACTCTTATACCCACCATAATGGCATTCTCACTGTTCTGGTGAAAAGACTTCCTTTGGAGTCATCCCTTTCTGGTGAGGCTCAAGGGAAAATTTGGATGTGGACCAGATGCTTAAGATGCAATGCTAAGCCAAATCGTAGGGTTATAATATCTTCCTCTGCACGTAATCTGTCGTTTGGGAAGTTCTTGGAACTCAGCTTCTCAACTCATTCTGCTGCCAAGAAGCTACCAGCATGTGGGCACTTGCTGCATAGAGACTGCCTACGTTTCTTTGG ATTGGGATCCAAAGTTGCCATGTTCAGATACTCATCTGTTGAAATATATTCTGCTCGTAAGCCTCCATTGACTTTGGAGTTCAATAACCGAAACAAAAAGGATTGGCTTGATGTCGAAGTGAATAAT GTCCTTCTTAAATGGAAGCAACTCTTCTCAGAAATTGAAAATGTAATACAAGGCTTAAGATCACGATACTCTACTCAAGCCATGGGGAAAGACACCAACGTTTCAGTATATGAGGGATTACTTTTGGAGGTGGCTAGTATGCTTATGCAAGAAAAACATGAAGTTGAG GTTTCTCTGAAGGCGTTTAACCAAGTTGCAATACCCAAGAGTTTTGCACATGAGATCCTTGATTTGAACTGGCTGTACCAGCAACTTCTTCTTGGGTTCTATGTTTGGGATCTTCGTTTGCTTCATACTCTCCATTACATTAAATTTAGTACTACATCTTCAGACAATTCTATTCACGAAAGCACAGTGAAGAATGAGCTGAAGAATTCCGGAAGTATTGCCATCCAAGACGCACCGGCAGTCAAGAACACTGGAATAGAAAGAAAGGAAGCAACTATAAATTCTTATGGCAGCTGTGATGATTCATGTGCCAATAAAATTTTGGATAAGGCTCAGCTTACTGATAAACTGATAATCAAAGAGCATGAGCTGCCCATTTATCAAGATCATGATGTAAGATCATCTCTTTCTTCTCAAGGCAAAGTTGCTGAAAGTGGTTCACATCAGTTCGAGACCTCTGTGGAGAAATCAATTGCTTTACCATTTATGAATCATGAACAACCTGCAGCATCCAAAGTAAATAAAATGTATGGTGGTGCCATACCAAGTGATGATGCAGGGAAATGGGTCTGGAATCGATTCAGTCACTTGGAAATGGAATACAAGAAAGAACTTCGAGGCGGTTCTTTGGATAATTTTCACCTCATCAACAAATACACCCCATGTTCTTCATCATTGACACGATTAAAACATGAAATGGACTTGGGGCATTTTATAGTTGGCCGCGGCGGTAACATCTTGTCAATCTCTGAGGAGGAGGTTTCCAGCATTATTGCTTACGCGCTAACTATGTCTGAACAACAAGGGTCCTATTCTGATGCTGCACCTAGCAACTTGGAGAGAAATGCTTCTTTGCTTCCACCCATGCTGTCTCCAAACGAGTCTTTAGAAAATAATCGTAACTTTTCAAGGTTTACGTCACCGATATCACCTGAGGAATCAACGCCTCAATTTTATGATTCATTTCTATCAGCTCTAAAAGATCAGCATCCTGAAATTGATCTAAACAATGAAAAGATAGCTCCGAGAAGAAAATATACTGTTGTTTGTGTATATGCAAAGCAATTCCAAGAACTTCGGAAGATATGTTGCCCATCAGAGCTTGCATATATTTCATCAATAAGCCGCTGCAAACATTGGAATGCACAGGGCGGAAAGAGTAAGGTTTTCTTTGCAAAATCAATGGATGACAGATTTATCATAAAACAAATCAAGAAGACTGAGTTTGACTCATTCTTAGAGTTTGGCCTCGAGTACTTCAAGCATTTCAGTGTATCTCAGGTCTCAAGTAACCCTACATGTCTTGCAAAAATTCTGGGTATATATCAG GTTAAGGAAACTAGGAATGGCAAGGAGACAAGGACTAATTTCATGGTCATGGAAAATCTTTTGTTTGGACATAATATAATACGTAGATATGATCTGAAGGGTGCTCTTTTCTCACGATATGTTCCTGATTCAAAAAATCCTGAAAAGGTGCTGTTGGATCAAAATTTTATTGAAGATATGCGTACCATGCCAATCTACATTGAAGGAAAAACCAAAAACCTCATGGAACGTGCTATTTGGAATGACACAGCTTTTCTAAGT CTCATGAATGTCATGGATTACTCCTTGCTTGTTGGAGTTGACAAACAGAAGAAAGAGCTTGTATTCGGGATTATAGATTATTTGAGACAATATACCTGGGACAAACAGCTGGAATCTTGGGTGAAGACATCTCTTGTTGTTCCGAAGAACCTATCCCCAACTGTAATTTCACCTAGGGAGTACAAAATAAGATTCAGGGGGTTTATGTCACAATACTTTCTATCAGTTCCAAATGCTTGA